One Saccharopolyspora erythraea NRRL 2338 genomic region harbors:
- a CDS encoding thioesterase II family protein, translating into MGGSWLVPWHPRPDEHPLLVCMPPAGAGCGQFGAWQTALGDDVSVVGVQLPGRETRWADPEPSTMGEAVEAVVAELTGLVSTGHPTVLFGHSFGGLLAYEVAGSLWRQWRTWPRALVVAACKPPREWVGAGRGLADDEDELTDLLDARGLEAEDMDEDSRELMLEVLRQDARLSLSFAEPDQPVVDCPLEAWGGRDDLTVSHEHVADWRDYAGGEFQERLFPGGHYFCLETPAPALELLRSMACQSPIDTKGGTL; encoded by the coding sequence ATGGGTGGCTCCTGGCTGGTGCCTTGGCATCCACGCCCCGACGAGCATCCACTGCTGGTGTGCATGCCCCCGGCGGGCGCGGGATGTGGGCAGTTCGGAGCGTGGCAAACCGCGTTGGGCGACGACGTCTCAGTCGTCGGGGTTCAGCTGCCGGGCCGGGAAACCCGATGGGCGGATCCAGAACCGTCCACGATGGGGGAGGCGGTCGAGGCGGTGGTGGCCGAGTTGACCGGCCTGGTCTCCACCGGCCACCCGACAGTCCTTTTCGGACACAGTTTCGGCGGGCTGCTCGCCTACGAGGTCGCCGGATCGCTGTGGCGGCAGTGGAGAACCTGGCCGCGCGCCCTCGTGGTGGCGGCGTGCAAGCCGCCCAGGGAGTGGGTCGGCGCGGGCCGGGGCCTGGCCGACGACGAGGACGAGCTGACCGATCTGCTTGACGCCCGCGGGCTGGAAGCCGAGGACATGGACGAGGACAGCCGGGAGTTGATGCTCGAAGTCCTGCGGCAGGACGCCCGGTTGTCGCTCAGCTTCGCCGAACCCGACCAGCCGGTGGTCGACTGCCCGCTGGAGGCGTGGGGTGGTCGGGACGACCTCACCGTCTCGCACGAGCATGTGGCCGACTGGCGGGACTACGCGGGCGGTGAGTTCCAGGAACGGCTGTTTCCCGGTGGCCACTACTTCTGCCTGGAGACGCCTGCTCCCGCTCTGGAACTGCTGCGCTCGATGGCTTGTCAGTCGCCAATCGACACGAAGGGAGGCACGCTGTGA
- a CDS encoding IS630 family transposase, which translates to MGENRVAADKKGARRRGAWICFQDESGFSLLPAVRATWAPKGRTPVLRHRFSWTRMSMSAALAYRPDRSQATLVFQAKHGAYDTASLIEFLTDLHDHLDGAPVTLIWDGLPAHRSKTMKAWLATQRHWLRVEPLPGYAPDLNPVEQIWGNVKATELANLCPETIDQAHTAAETGLQRIGSSYPLCFSFLDHTGLHL; encoded by the coding sequence ATGGGTGAAAACCGAGTGGCCGCGGATAAAAAGGGGGCCCGGCGCCGAGGGGCCTGGATCTGTTTCCAAGACGAGAGCGGATTCTCCCTGCTCCCGGCAGTAAGGGCCACCTGGGCACCGAAAGGCCGGACCCCGGTATTGCGGCACCGTTTTTCCTGGACACGGATGTCGATGTCGGCCGCGCTGGCCTACCGGCCCGATCGCAGCCAAGCGACGTTGGTGTTTCAGGCCAAGCACGGGGCCTATGACACCGCCTCGCTGATCGAGTTCCTCACCGACCTGCACGACCACCTCGACGGTGCGCCGGTGACGCTGATCTGGGACGGCCTGCCCGCCCACCGCTCGAAAACCATGAAAGCCTGGCTGGCCACCCAACGACACTGGCTGCGCGTCGAGCCACTTCCCGGCTACGCCCCCGACCTCAACCCCGTCGAACAGATCTGGGGCAACGTCAAAGCAACCGAACTGGCCAACCTCTGCCCCGAGACCATCGACCAAGCACACACCGCCGCGGAGACCGGCCTGCAACGCATCGGCAGCAGCTACCCACTGTGCTTCTCCTTCCTCGACCACACCGGCCTCCACCTATGA
- a CDS encoding class I adenylate-forming enzyme family protein, with product MNLNKNGSGRADDGFVRLGGLWHSTFRRLLSGKGLWLGEIFSNAARRHPGTEVELDRPLQCFAERGLHFTVTQLSELVDELAARLGAAGVRPSERVAIYKTDNFDIVLLACAAARIGAVPALLSPALDGEVVAKLLDRIGRPWLITDGDTLDGELREVPVADITRAVLLSAGASRPDAISLSSHTGAPRRQPVRQRPRDPMVITHSSGTTGLPKLAVHCPEGFWHRQAPQKLIAWPIRGREKAALSMTLVHARFYMALEMFLNRGNSMVVAVDPDPAKIGPLLVRTRPGFLETHPNTFVDWEVLADAPGAPLSSVRFFNAAFDAIHPRTISRMLNASRRSRPLFFRFYGQSEIGPVSGYWYTRRSAPNAVGQCVGFKLFGFISMRIVGPDGRRRRAGQPGHIEVRGPSEILTYLGEEERYAREVHDGWWRMGDMGYLDRWGRLYLRDREVDQIESMKSTLETEDLLMSRLDELREVVIVAGVRGQPVPVVATTGEQPLDEERWQQATRDLPTMAPVVQCRHEQLPYTATRKVRRRELTRLLREGGIADNQAQ from the coding sequence ATGAACCTGAACAAGAACGGATCTGGCCGAGCCGACGACGGATTTGTTCGGCTGGGTGGACTGTGGCATTCCACGTTTCGGCGGCTTCTCAGCGGAAAAGGTCTCTGGCTCGGCGAGATCTTCAGCAACGCTGCGCGCAGGCACCCCGGGACCGAAGTCGAGCTCGACCGTCCGTTGCAGTGCTTCGCCGAGCGCGGGCTGCACTTCACGGTCACGCAGCTGTCCGAGCTGGTCGACGAGCTGGCCGCGCGGCTGGGGGCGGCCGGGGTTCGGCCGTCCGAGCGGGTCGCGATCTACAAGACCGACAACTTCGACATCGTGCTGCTGGCCTGCGCGGCTGCCCGGATCGGTGCCGTGCCCGCCTTGCTGTCGCCGGCTCTGGACGGGGAAGTGGTCGCCAAGCTACTGGACCGGATCGGCCGGCCGTGGCTGATCACGGACGGTGACACGCTGGACGGCGAGCTGCGGGAGGTGCCGGTCGCCGACATCACTCGGGCGGTCCTGCTGTCCGCGGGAGCGTCGCGGCCGGACGCGATCTCGCTGAGCTCGCACACCGGTGCACCTCGGCGTCAGCCGGTGCGTCAGCGCCCGCGCGACCCGATGGTGATCACGCACAGCTCGGGTACCACCGGACTACCCAAGCTGGCCGTGCATTGCCCGGAGGGTTTCTGGCACCGGCAGGCTCCGCAGAAGCTCATCGCCTGGCCGATCCGCGGCCGGGAGAAGGCCGCGCTGAGCATGACTCTGGTACACGCCCGGTTCTACATGGCACTGGAGATGTTCCTGAACCGGGGAAACTCGATGGTGGTGGCCGTCGACCCGGACCCGGCGAAGATCGGCCCACTGCTGGTGCGGACCCGGCCGGGATTCCTGGAGACCCACCCCAACACCTTCGTCGACTGGGAGGTCCTGGCCGATGCGCCCGGCGCACCGCTGTCCAGCGTGCGCTTCTTCAACGCGGCGTTCGACGCGATCCACCCGAGGACGATCAGCCGGATGCTGAACGCGTCCCGTCGGTCCCGACCCCTGTTCTTCCGGTTCTACGGCCAGTCGGAAATCGGTCCGGTGTCGGGCTACTGGTACACGCGGCGCAGCGCCCCCAACGCCGTCGGCCAGTGCGTGGGTTTCAAGCTGTTCGGCTTCATCTCGATGCGCATCGTCGGCCCCGACGGTCGTCGGCGGCGCGCCGGCCAACCCGGTCACATCGAGGTGCGCGGCCCGAGCGAGATCCTGACCTACCTCGGCGAGGAGGAGCGCTACGCCAGGGAGGTGCACGACGGCTGGTGGCGGATGGGCGACATGGGCTATCTGGATCGATGGGGCCGGCTGTACCTGCGCGACCGGGAGGTCGACCAGATCGAGTCGATGAAGAGCACCCTGGAGACCGAGGACCTCCTCATGTCCAGGTTGGACGAACTGCGCGAAGTGGTGATCGTGGCCGGGGTACGCGGCCAGCCGGTTCCGGTGGTGGCGACGACGGGAGAGCAGCCATTGGACGAGGAGCGTTGGCAGCAGGCGACCCGGGACCTGCCGACGATGGCGCCGGTGGTGCAGTGCCGGCACGAGCAGTTGCCCTACACGGCGACGCGGAAGGTCCGCAGGCGCGAGCTCACCCGCCTGCTGCGGGAGGGAGGCATCGCCGACAACCAAGCGCAGTGA
- a CDS encoding cytochrome P450, with amino-acid sequence MIQAPTVDLTDPELFSSNRFWEVLAWLRANDPVHWHPDAEGSGFWVVTRYDDVTAVYADAETFSSRFGMRLGSNDDAVSAVSQRMLIVSDPPDHTHLKRVLSKTFGGSEMSRLEGLVRDVVREVVADAVEAGETDFLDVAKLIPNYVVCAVMDLPREDWAWVGRTTTDAFEGEDEETRSGAHGEIFLYFDDLLRQRRGGSGEDFISRVARDRRATDVPDQDRLLTDEEIVFNCNGVLAGANETTRYSTAGGVLALAENPDQWRKLREGGAAAIPAAVEEILRWTVPGVHALRTATRPATIRGQSIGVGDRVTIWNVSANRDEAVFADADSFVVDRSPNRHITFGAGRHLCLGARLARLELSAFLSELLDRVEEIELCGEPQYNASNFTWGLRELPVRLVRKQKVP; translated from the coding sequence GTGATCCAAGCGCCGACAGTGGACCTCACCGACCCCGAGCTGTTCTCCAGCAACAGGTTCTGGGAGGTGCTGGCCTGGTTGCGGGCCAACGACCCGGTGCACTGGCACCCGGATGCCGAGGGTTCCGGCTTCTGGGTCGTCACCCGCTATGACGACGTGACCGCCGTCTACGCCGACGCCGAGACGTTCAGTTCCCGGTTCGGCATGCGGCTCGGCAGCAATGACGACGCGGTATCCGCGGTGTCGCAGCGAATGCTCATCGTGTCCGATCCACCCGACCACACCCACCTCAAGCGAGTCCTGTCCAAAACCTTCGGTGGCAGCGAGATGTCCCGCCTGGAAGGGCTGGTGCGGGACGTTGTGCGAGAGGTGGTGGCCGACGCCGTCGAGGCGGGCGAGACCGATTTCCTCGATGTGGCCAAGCTGATCCCGAACTACGTCGTGTGCGCGGTCATGGACCTGCCCCGCGAGGACTGGGCCTGGGTCGGCAGGACGACCACCGACGCGTTCGAGGGCGAGGACGAGGAGACCCGCAGCGGCGCTCACGGCGAGATCTTCCTCTACTTCGACGACCTGCTGCGGCAGCGCCGGGGCGGCTCCGGCGAGGACTTCATCAGCCGGGTGGCGCGCGATCGGCGGGCCACCGACGTGCCCGACCAGGACCGGCTGCTCACCGATGAGGAGATCGTCTTCAACTGCAACGGCGTGCTCGCCGGCGCCAACGAGACGACCCGGTACTCGACTGCCGGCGGAGTGCTCGCCCTGGCGGAAAATCCCGACCAGTGGCGGAAGCTGCGCGAAGGCGGCGCGGCCGCGATCCCAGCCGCCGTCGAGGAGATCTTGCGGTGGACGGTGCCGGGCGTGCACGCACTGCGCACCGCAACTCGGCCGGCCACCATCCGCGGCCAGTCGATCGGAGTCGGCGACCGCGTCACCATCTGGAACGTCTCGGCCAACCGGGACGAGGCCGTGTTCGCCGACGCCGACAGTTTCGTGGTGGATCGCTCGCCCAATCGCCACATCACCTTCGGCGCCGGTCGCCACCTGTGCCTGGGTGCCCGGCTGGCACGACTGGAGCTCTCCGCTTTCCTCAGCGAGCTCCTCGACCGGGTCGAGGAGATCGAGCTGTGCGGAGAACCGCAGTACAACGCCTCCAACTTCACGTGGGGACTTCGCGAACTACCGGTACGGCTCGTGCGGAAACAGAAAGTGCCCTGA
- a CDS encoding tryptophan halogenase family protein, translating to MEHKVQKVVILGGGTAGWMTASYLAKAFGKDVGVTVLEAPTIPRIGVGEATVPNLQRVFFDFLGLEEKDWMPECNASFKTAVKFINWCTPGPGQPDPRPTPTGSDHFYHPFGLLPECDRLPLSHYWVRDRLAGTSTQPFDYACFPQTAVMDAYRAPCWPDGKPAVTYAWHFDAHLVADFLRRFSTETLGVVHAEGVMSRVQKDANGYITALLTEAGEEISGDLFIDCSGFRGLLINESMGEPFIDMSDQLLCDSAVAASVPDEGTAVEPYTSAIAMPSGWTWKIPLLNRFGSGYVYSSSFVDQDQATEEFSRLWGLDPASSFNHVRFRVGRNQRAWVKNCVSIGLSSCFLEPLESSGIYFITASIYQLAKHFPDKSFHSSLVNAFNREIEAMFEDSKDFIQAHYYFSPRTDTPFWKANKDLVLSRDILEKVETYRAGLPVNAPVVDGGTYYSNFEAEFRNFWTNGSYYCILAGLGVLPDAPLPSLAHRDGSAESKALFEQVREEGRYLAEHLPSTAEYLETIHPTVSAR from the coding sequence GTGGAACACAAGGTGCAGAAGGTCGTGATTCTCGGCGGAGGCACTGCGGGATGGATGACCGCGTCGTACCTCGCCAAGGCGTTCGGCAAGGATGTAGGAGTCACCGTCCTGGAGGCGCCGACCATTCCCCGCATCGGGGTTGGCGAGGCCACGGTCCCCAACCTGCAACGCGTCTTCTTCGACTTCCTCGGGCTGGAGGAAAAGGACTGGATGCCCGAGTGCAACGCCAGCTTCAAGACCGCGGTCAAATTCATCAACTGGTGCACCCCGGGGCCGGGACAGCCCGATCCGCGGCCGACGCCGACCGGATCTGATCACTTCTACCATCCGTTCGGGCTCCTTCCGGAGTGCGATCGGCTGCCGTTGTCGCATTACTGGGTCCGCGATCGGCTGGCCGGCACTTCGACCCAGCCATTCGACTACGCCTGTTTCCCGCAGACCGCGGTCATGGACGCCTACCGCGCACCCTGCTGGCCGGACGGCAAGCCCGCCGTGACCTACGCTTGGCACTTCGACGCCCATTTGGTCGCTGATTTCTTGCGTCGCTTCTCCACCGAGACGCTCGGAGTGGTGCACGCCGAAGGAGTCATGTCCCGGGTGCAGAAGGATGCGAATGGATACATCACCGCACTGCTGACCGAGGCCGGCGAGGAAATAAGTGGCGACCTGTTCATCGACTGTTCGGGGTTCCGCGGCCTGCTCATCAACGAGTCGATGGGCGAGCCGTTCATCGACATGAGTGACCAGTTGTTGTGCGACAGTGCGGTGGCTGCCTCGGTGCCGGACGAGGGGACGGCCGTCGAGCCCTACACTTCGGCTATCGCGATGCCTTCCGGTTGGACCTGGAAGATCCCGCTGTTGAACCGATTCGGTTCCGGCTACGTGTATTCCAGTTCCTTCGTCGACCAGGACCAGGCAACCGAGGAGTTCAGTCGGCTTTGGGGGCTCGATCCGGCATCGAGTTTCAACCACGTGCGCTTCCGCGTCGGCCGCAATCAGCGGGCGTGGGTGAAGAACTGCGTCTCCATCGGGCTGTCCTCGTGCTTCCTCGAACCGCTCGAGTCGAGCGGCATCTACTTCATCACCGCATCGATCTACCAACTGGCGAAGCATTTCCCCGACAAATCCTTCCATTCGTCTCTCGTCAACGCGTTCAACCGTGAGATCGAGGCGATGTTCGAGGACTCGAAGGACTTCATCCAGGCGCACTACTACTTCTCGCCGCGTACGGACACGCCGTTCTGGAAGGCCAACAAGGACCTGGTTCTCAGCCGCGACATCCTGGAGAAGGTCGAAACGTACCGCGCGGGGCTTCCGGTCAACGCTCCAGTAGTGGACGGCGGAACATATTACTCGAATTTCGAAGCCGAGTTCCGGAACTTCTGGACCAACGGCAGCTACTACTGCATCCTGGCTGGACTCGGCGTCCTGCCCGACGCCCCTCTGCCGTCGCTGGCGCACCGCGACGGTTCCGCGGAGAGCAAGGCACTGTTCGAGCAGGTTCGCGAAGAAGGGCGTTACCTCGCCGAACACCTTCCCAGTACGGCGGAGTACCTGGAGACCATTCATCCGACTGTCTCCGCGCGGTGA
- a CDS encoding TIGR03086 family metal-binding protein, with the protein MSDPKRSDNEGTQRRMDLRASNRRALALVSELIAALRPEQLGLPTPCSAWTVGDLLRHMISQNKRFAAAARGEDADAACPLDGGELGDDPAATYRDSADLAVAAYLVEDIAGRRMVLEELPGPLPALVAISFHFTDSLVHGWDVARSIGVPFQPPDELSGAALGIGSRIPDGARGPGGAFGPAVEPVSSAGDFDRLLCLVGRDPYWASPVT; encoded by the coding sequence GTGAGCGATCCGAAGCGGTCTGACAACGAGGGGACTCAACGTCGCATGGATTTGCGGGCGTCGAACCGCCGGGCGCTGGCCCTGGTCAGTGAGCTGATCGCCGCCCTACGGCCAGAACAACTCGGCCTGCCCACGCCGTGCTCGGCATGGACCGTGGGCGACCTGCTGCGCCACATGATCAGCCAGAACAAGCGATTCGCGGCCGCGGCCAGGGGAGAGGATGCCGACGCAGCCTGCCCGTTGGACGGCGGCGAGCTCGGTGACGATCCGGCGGCGACCTACCGGGACTCCGCTGACCTGGCCGTCGCGGCGTACCTGGTCGAGGACATCGCCGGCCGACGGATGGTGCTGGAGGAACTGCCGGGACCGCTACCCGCGCTGGTCGCGATCAGCTTCCACTTCACCGATTCCCTGGTGCACGGCTGGGATGTGGCAAGGTCCATCGGGGTACCGTTCCAGCCGCCGGACGAGCTGTCCGGCGCCGCGCTCGGGATCGGGTCCCGGATTCCCGACGGGGCCCGCGGGCCCGGGGGAGCGTTCGGCCCGGCCGTCGAGCCCGTTTCCAGCGCCGGCGATTTCGATCGACTGCTGTGTCTGGTCGGCCGCGACCCGTACTGGGCTTCCCCGGTCACATGA
- a CDS encoding non-ribosomal peptide synthetase — translation MRQFAEYSSVVSGTDRLADAVSKWAERSGARTAVRAFDGVLSFAELEDRTRMLTGKLAAEGVGPQTSVGLLLGRSRLGLPALLAVWSLGATAVLIDERHPVDRVNFLLRDAGAQLLLADQLPAGAAPRRVRTISSEVTGAQPADPVTPNPDDCAYMVYTSGTTGWPKGVEVTYRNLGIFLDALASLELEPGGMGVNAVSPAFDGWLWCTLLYLLHGQGMAVIDLAAEEGSGDLSALVAEHEPTTVCLTPTLVSALEPIPAADVVVVAGEPCPPSLLPRLSHVPRVLNVYGPTETTIAATWADSAHGDDPATIGRALPGYLTYVLDGNGRPVERGTEGELYVGGPAVARGYCNRPSLTEQRFLPDPFLGGDARMYRTGDLVRERADGQLEFRGRDDEQVKVRGFRVEVGELERAAQGIDAVQAAAAYVMSNGDSLGLAVTTAPGTDQAECTKQVREHCASRLPDFMVPSAVEVVSVLPALPTGKIDRAELARTSRVVTTGQAPGTEREHQVCEVWSSLLPHPVHDVTANFFELGGHSLLAARAVGALRRRTGLPVSVKHLLAEPTVAALARELDLLALAQSGDS, via the coding sequence ATGCGGCAATTTGCGGAATATTCTTCGGTTGTGTCCGGAACCGACCGATTGGCCGATGCGGTGTCGAAGTGGGCAGAACGCAGTGGCGCGCGAACTGCTGTCCGCGCGTTCGACGGCGTCCTCAGTTTCGCTGAACTGGAGGATCGGACGCGGATGCTCACCGGCAAGTTGGCGGCCGAGGGGGTTGGCCCGCAGACCTCTGTCGGGCTGTTGCTGGGCAGATCCCGGCTCGGGCTGCCCGCCCTGCTCGCCGTCTGGTCGCTCGGCGCCACAGCGGTGCTCATCGATGAGCGGCACCCGGTGGACCGGGTCAACTTCCTGCTGCGCGACGCCGGCGCACAGCTGCTGTTGGCTGATCAGCTCCCAGCAGGTGCGGCACCGCGGCGGGTCCGCACGATCAGCTCAGAGGTCACCGGTGCACAGCCGGCCGACCCGGTGACGCCGAATCCGGACGACTGCGCCTACATGGTCTATACCTCGGGCACCACGGGCTGGCCCAAGGGCGTGGAGGTGACTTACCGCAACCTCGGGATCTTCCTCGACGCGCTCGCGAGCCTCGAACTCGAGCCAGGCGGCATGGGCGTCAACGCGGTCTCTCCCGCGTTCGACGGCTGGCTGTGGTGCACGCTGCTGTACCTGCTGCACGGACAGGGCATGGCAGTCATCGACCTCGCGGCCGAAGAAGGCTCCGGCGACCTGTCCGCGCTCGTCGCCGAGCACGAACCGACGACCGTGTGCCTCACCCCGACCCTGGTGTCGGCTCTGGAGCCGATCCCCGCCGCGGATGTGGTCGTGGTAGCCGGCGAGCCCTGCCCGCCGAGCCTGCTCCCCCGGCTCTCCCACGTCCCTCGCGTGCTCAACGTGTACGGCCCCACCGAGACGACGATCGCTGCAACCTGGGCCGACAGCGCCCACGGCGACGACCCGGCGACCATCGGCCGAGCGCTGCCCGGCTACCTGACCTATGTGCTGGACGGGAACGGCCGGCCGGTCGAGCGTGGCACCGAGGGCGAACTGTACGTCGGCGGCCCCGCGGTGGCCCGCGGCTACTGCAACCGTCCCAGCCTGACCGAACAGCGGTTCCTGCCCGATCCGTTCCTGGGCGGCGACGCCCGCATGTACCGCACCGGTGACCTGGTCCGGGAACGAGCCGACGGGCAACTGGAGTTCCGCGGCAGGGACGACGAGCAGGTCAAGGTGCGCGGCTTCCGCGTCGAGGTCGGCGAGCTCGAGAGGGCCGCCCAGGGCATCGACGCCGTGCAGGCGGCCGCCGCGTACGTGATGTCCAACGGGGACAGCCTGGGCCTGGCCGTGACCACAGCGCCCGGTACGGATCAGGCCGAGTGCACGAAGCAGGTCCGCGAACATTGCGCCTCCCGGTTGCCCGACTTCATGGTGCCTTCGGCGGTGGAAGTGGTCAGCGTGCTGCCGGCGCTGCCTACCGGCAAGATCGACCGGGCGGAGCTGGCTCGGACTTCCCGCGTGGTGACCACAGGACAGGCCCCTGGCACCGAACGCGAACACCAGGTCTGCGAGGTCTGGAGCAGCCTGCTGCCGCATCCCGTCCACGACGTCACGGCCAATTTCTTCGAGCTCGGCGGCCACTCGCTGCTGGCTGCACGTGCGGTCGGAGCCCTTCGCCGGCGCACCGGACTGCCGGTGTCGGTGAAGCATCTGCTGGCCGAGCCGACCGTCGCCGCGCTAGCCCGCGAGTTGGATCTGCTCGCGCTGGCCCAGTCGGGAGACTCGTGA
- a CDS encoding winged helix-turn-helix domain-containing protein, which translates to MARSSRSTGEQARAGKRAGRRDFDALRERRMQAAEMFDRGERQVDVATALGVSQQTASRWHRAWSTGGAGALTGAGRAGRIPKLSDEQLCEIETELLKGPRAGGFPTEMWTLARVTEVIERLTGVRYSQSQTWVILRQRLGWSRQRPARRAVERDEAAIEEWVKTEWPRIKRGPGAEGPGSVSKTRADSPCSRQ; encoded by the coding sequence GTGGCGAGGTCTTCACGGTCGACGGGTGAGCAGGCCCGTGCTGGTAAACGGGCCGGTAGGCGGGATTTCGACGCGCTGCGGGAGCGTCGGATGCAGGCGGCGGAGATGTTCGATCGCGGCGAGCGGCAGGTCGATGTGGCCACGGCGCTGGGCGTGTCGCAGCAGACCGCGTCGCGGTGGCACCGGGCGTGGTCGACCGGTGGCGCCGGGGCGCTGACCGGTGCCGGTCGCGCCGGGCGGATACCCAAACTCTCCGATGAGCAGCTGTGCGAGATCGAGACCGAGTTGCTCAAAGGCCCGCGCGCAGGCGGGTTTCCCACCGAGATGTGGACGCTGGCCCGGGTGACGGAGGTGATCGAACGTCTTACCGGCGTGCGGTACTCGCAGTCGCAGACGTGGGTGATTCTGCGTCAGCGGCTCGGCTGGAGCCGCCAGAGACCAGCACGACGAGCCGTCGAGCGTGATGAGGCCGCGATCGAGGAATGGGTGAAAACCGAGTGGCCGCGGATAAAAAGGGGGCCCGGCGCCGAGGGGCCTGGATCTGTTTCCAAGACGAGAGCGGATTCTCCCTGCTCCCGGCAGTAA
- a CDS encoding aldehyde dehydrogenase family protein, whose protein sequence is MIAATSARTVSSQWIGGEWVPSDADDGIAVIDPSDESTVATVPAGTATDARRAVAAARAAADSWARTSATERIRFLERLVAGLKARADELADSITTEAGVPTRVAQRAQVGLAIEIAESFADITAKFEFERRVGNSLVVREPAGVVVTITPWNVPLLLSLQKIVPALMAGCTVVHKPSELAPTNSYLLAEIIAECDLPPGVFNLVVGEGAVAGAELAGHPEVDLVSFTGSVRAGREIGRQAAEQIKRLHLELGGKSASIVLEDADLEPAVRATVDQVCFNTGQTCLQWSRLLVPSHLQQQALELAGEIAGQYKVGPPRDPTTDLGPLVSSAGLERVRGHIRTGIEEGARLVAGGAEVVEGLQAGYYVRPTVFGDVTESMRTAREEIFGPVLSVLPYDGEKEAIRIANATPYGLHGAIWSGSSDRAQRVARQVRTGQSDINGGAFNILAPFGGMKQSGIGRECGVEGLDGFCELKSLQFPDRSAKLVGPHLRDEKQP, encoded by the coding sequence ATGATAGCGGCCACCTCCGCCAGGACCGTCAGCTCGCAGTGGATTGGTGGCGAGTGGGTGCCCTCCGACGCCGACGACGGTATCGCCGTCATCGACCCGAGTGATGAAAGCACCGTGGCGACAGTGCCCGCCGGCACCGCCACCGATGCAAGGCGCGCGGTGGCGGCGGCTCGTGCCGCTGCCGACTCATGGGCGCGAACCAGCGCGACGGAACGGATCCGATTCCTGGAACGGTTGGTAGCCGGCCTGAAGGCCCGGGCGGACGAACTCGCCGATTCGATCACCACCGAAGCCGGTGTGCCCACCAGGGTGGCACAGCGGGCCCAGGTCGGCCTGGCCATCGAGATCGCCGAGTCCTTTGCGGACATCACCGCGAAGTTCGAATTCGAACGAAGGGTCGGCAACTCTCTGGTGGTGCGCGAGCCGGCCGGCGTGGTCGTGACGATCACGCCGTGGAACGTGCCGTTGCTGCTGAGCCTGCAGAAGATCGTGCCCGCGCTGATGGCCGGCTGCACCGTTGTCCACAAGCCCAGCGAGCTCGCCCCGACGAATTCCTACCTGCTCGCCGAAATCATCGCCGAATGCGACTTGCCGCCGGGGGTGTTCAACCTGGTGGTCGGTGAGGGCGCGGTGGCGGGTGCGGAGCTGGCCGGCCACCCCGAGGTGGACCTGGTGTCGTTCACCGGTTCGGTGCGCGCCGGGCGTGAGATCGGCCGACAGGCAGCGGAGCAGATCAAGCGGCTCCACCTGGAACTGGGTGGCAAGAGCGCGAGCATCGTGCTCGAGGACGCCGACCTGGAGCCCGCGGTGCGCGCCACGGTGGATCAGGTCTGCTTCAACACTGGCCAGACATGCCTGCAGTGGAGCCGGCTGCTGGTGCCGTCGCACCTTCAGCAGCAGGCACTGGAGCTGGCGGGGGAGATCGCCGGTCAGTACAAGGTCGGCCCGCCGAGGGATCCCACCACCGACCTCGGCCCGTTGGTCTCGTCCGCCGGTCTGGAGCGGGTGCGCGGACACATCCGCACCGGCATCGAGGAAGGCGCCCGGCTGGTGGCCGGGGGAGCGGAGGTGGTGGAGGGACTGCAGGCCGGTTACTACGTGCGGCCGACGGTGTTCGGCGACGTCACGGAGTCGATGAGGACAGCCCGCGAGGAGATCTTCGGTCCGGTGCTGTCAGTGCTGCCCTACGACGGGGAGAAGGAGGCGATCCGGATCGCGAACGCCACTCCGTACGGGCTGCACGGCGCCATCTGGTCAGGTTCGTCGGACCGCGCGCAACGGGTGGCCAGGCAGGTGCGTACCGGGCAGTCGGACATCAACGGAGGTGCATTCAACATCCTGGCACCATTCGGCGGGATGAAGCAGTCCGGCATCGGCCGGGAATGCGGCGTCGAGGGACTGGACGGGTTTTGCGAACTCAAGTCACTCCAGTTTCCTGACCGCTCGGCCAAGCTGGTCGGTCCGCACCTGCGTGACGAGAAGCAGCCATGA